A genomic region of Chelmon rostratus isolate fCheRos1 chromosome 8, fCheRos1.pri, whole genome shotgun sequence contains the following coding sequences:
- the LOC121610941 gene encoding teashirt homolog 1-like translates to MPRRKQQEPRRSAAYMPEDELKAAAQDEEEHLQDDGLSLDGQDTEFLCNEEEEDVDGGQPPSYRDSPLSNGTNPDAGYGSPLSDASDRLPDFKSTSSRDGQEREGTALPFRPNNGLSFQDSLAQMKAVYANLISDASWSSITMDIMKSKPAAAGSVNSALTTPEPASTASVSTTTTTNKSSGVNVASSHHNGRSSSTTVNHTGNASGNTNGTAACSVSSHSATSSSGSSSGAASNGSGVAYDWHQAALAKTLQQTPYHLLPEPSLFSTVQLYRQNNKLYGSVFTGASKFRCKDCSAAYDTLVGLTVHMNETGHYRDDNKDKEEEQGKRWSKPRKRSLMEMEGKEDAQKVLKCMYCGHSFESLQDLSVHMIKTKHYQKVPLKEPVPALATKLVPSSAKKRAIQDAILSPCSPDSVHAGSGGGSVSLGDVGKDTKSAANPYVTPNNRYGYQNGASYTWQFEARKAQILKCMECGSSHDTLQQLTAHMMVTGHFLKVTNSASKKGKQLVFDPVVEEKIQSIPLPPTTTRLPVPTSVKSQPVSPALSSGSEEKREGGEDEKVEGGEPLEKKIKEERDDSGEKSETDATSYKYLREEDLEETPKEGLDILKSLENTVSSAISKAQTGTPTWGGYPSIHAAYQLQGAMKSSATVVPPMVQSVQMQPMFNSGLRGLVNDPNSVIHSPRSPSSPTPLRSNVTAMEELVEKVTGKAATVKKEKEEKMVSLERCRAPSLVKSPSPALREQREQLASPNDLSVGKPSGMRSSSPGSVDSELICKKEPKESLVDGHNSHSKNGSEACQSPVTNGNSLGIITDHSPESPFINPLSALQSIMNTHLGKASKPVSPAADPLSMLYKISNSMMDKPVFTPTPQGKPAEPINHYQLYENSDQPIDLSKHKSTTNSNNNNNNSSSVLLTNNSVNGNKPLISLPDSVSSPLRENALMDISDMVKNLTGRLTPKSSTPSSISEKSDADGSAFEDALEDLSPVQKRKGRQSNWNPQHLLILQAQFASSLRETSEGRYAMTDLGPQERVHICKFTGLSMTTISHWLANVKYQLRRTGGTKFLKNMDSCQPVFLCGDCASQFRTPSSYISHLESHLGFSLKDLSKLSAEHLREQQAASKVITDKMTFGSPLSALTTPEDDTGSVYQCRLCNRTFVSKHAVKLHLSKTHGKSPEDHLVFVTALEKLEKLDKMEKV, encoded by the coding sequence CATACATGCCCGAGGACGAGCTTAAGGCAGCCGCTCAAGATGAGGAAGAGCACCTGCAGGATGACGGCCTCTCATTAGACGGCCAGGACACTGAGTTCCTGTGCaacgaggaagaggaagatgtggATGGAGGCCAGCCACCTAGTTACAGAGACTCTCCACTCAGCAATGGCACTAACCCTGACGCTGGATATGGGTCTCCACTCAGTGATGCCAGCGACCGACTTCCAGACTTCAAGAGCACCTCTTCCAGGGATGGCCAGGAGAGGGAAGGCACAGCTTTGCCTTTCCGCCCCAACAACGGCCTCTCTTTCCAGGATAGCCTGGCACAGATGAAAGCCGTCTATGCAAACCTCATCTCAGATGCCTCTTGGTCCAGTATCACAATGGACATCATGAAATCTaagcctgctgcagctggcagtGTCAACAGTGCCCTCACCACTCCAGAGCCCGCCTCTACTGCTTCTGTCTCCACAACTACAACCACAAACAAGAGCAGTGGGGTCAACGTGGCTAGCAGTCACCATAATGGTAGGAGCTCCAGCACCACTGTCAACCACACAGGCAATGCGAGTGGCAATACTAATGGCACAGCAGCTTGCTCTGTTAGCAGCCACAGTGCAACCAGCAGCAGTGGGAGCAGCAGCGGTGCGGCTAGTAATGGTAGTGGTGTGGCCTATGACTGGCACCAGGCGGCACTTGCCAAAACTCTTCAGCAGACCCCCTACCACCTCTTACCAGAGCCCAGCCTCTTCAGCACAGTGCAGCTCTACCGGCAGAACAACAAGCTGTATGGCTCTGTTTTCACTGGTGCAAGCAAGTTCCGCTGCAAAGACTGCAGCGCTGCCTATGACACACTGGTGGGTTTGACAGTCCACATGAATGAGACTGGCCACTATCGAGatgacaacaaagacaaagaggaggagcagggaaaGCGCTGGTCCAAACCACGCAAGCGCTCCCTCATGGAGATGGAGGGGAAAGAGGATGCCCAGAAGGTGCTGAAGTGCATGTACTGTGGCCACTCGTTTGAGTCTCTGCAAGATCTCAGCGTTCATATGATCAAGACCAAGCATTACCAGAAAGTGCCTCTCAAAGAACCAGTGCCAGCCTTGGCCACTAAACTGGTGCCCAGTTCAGCTAAAAAACGAGCTATCCAAGATGCTATACTCTCCCCATGCTCCCCAGACTCTGTTCATGCTGGTAGTGGTGGTGGCAGTGTATCCCTTGGGGATGTTGGCAAAGATACAAAATCTGCAGCTAACCCCTACGTCACGCCAAACAACCGCTATGGCTACCAGAATGGTGCCAGCTACACATGGCAGTTTGAAGCCCGTAAAGCCCAGATTCTCAAATGCATGGAGTGTGGGAGCTCTCATGATACACTGCAACAACTGACTGCCCACATGATGGTTACAGGTCACTTTTTAAAGGTTACAAATTCTGCATCCAAGAAGGGCAAACAGCTGGTTTTTgatccagtggtggaagagaAGATTCAGTCTATCCCACTGCCACCGACCACCACCAGACTCCCTGTTCCCACTAGTGTTAAGTCCCAGCCAGTGTCCCCTGCCCTGTCCTCTGGctcagaggaaaagagggaaggaggtgaGGATGAAAAGGTTGAAGGAGGTGAGCcactggagaaaaaaatcaaggaggagagagatgactCAGGTGAGAAATCTGAGACTGACGCCACATCATATAAATACCTTAGAGAAGAAGATCTGGAGGAGACACCAAAAGAGGGTTTAGATATTCTTAAATCCCTTGAGAACACAGTATCCAGTGCCATCAGCAAGGCCCAGACAGGCACACCCACATGGGGTGGCTACCCTAGCATTCATGCAGCCTACCAGCTGCAGGGTGCCATGAAGAGCTCCGCTACTGTTGTACCCCCAATGGTCCAGAGTGTCCAGATGCAGCCAATGTTTAACAGCGGGCTACGAGGCCTGGTGAATGACCCCAATTCAGTCATCCACTCGCCTCGGAGCCCTTCCTCCCCTACCCCCCTCAGGAGCAATGTCACTGCCATGGAGGAGCTTGTGGAGAAAGTGACAGGGAAAGCTGCCActgtgaagaaagaaaaggaggagaagatggtGAGCCTGGAACGATGCCGGGCCCCATCTTTAGTAAAATCCCCCTCTCCTGCACTGAGAGAGCAGCGAGAGCAATTAGCATCTCCGAATGACCTTTCTGTAGGTAAACCGTCTGGTATGAGAAGTAGCAGCCCAGGCAGTGTAGATTCAGAGCTCATTTGCAAGAAGGAGCCCAAAGAAAGCCTAGTAGACGGCCACAACAGCCATTCAAAGAACGGCTCTGAGGCGTGTCAGTCCCCTGTAACTAATGGTAACAGTCTTGGCATCATCACTGATCACTCACCAGAAAGTCCGTTCATCAACCCTCTCAGCGCCCTCCAGTCAATCATGAACACTCACCTGGGTAAAGCCTCTAAACCAGTAAGCCCAGCTGCAGACCCACTATCCATGCTTTACAAAATCAGCAACAGCATGATGGATAAGCCAGTTTTCACCCCAACTCCTCAGGGCAAGCCAGCTGAGCCCATCAACCACTATCAGTTGTATGAAAACAGTGACCAGCCCATAGACCTGAGTAAACACAAGTCCACCActaacagcaacaataacaataacaacagcagcagtgtgctcTTGACCAACAATAGTGTGAATGGTAATAAACCCCTCATTTCCCTCCCTGACTCAGTCTCTTCTCCCCTGAGAGAGAACGCTCTGATGGACATTTCTGATATGGTAAAGAACCTCACTGGAAGACTGACGCCCAAATCTTCaactccctcctccatctcagaGAAGTCGGATGCCGACGGCAGTGCATTTGAGGACGCCCTGGAGGACCTCTCACCAGTGCAGAAGAGGAAAGGGAGGCAATCCAACTGGAATCCCCagcacctcctcatcctccaggcACAGTTCGCCTCCAGCCTGAGAGAGACCTCAGAGGGCCGCTACGCTATGACTGACCTGGGCCCCCAGGAAAGGGTCCACATCTGTAAATTCACAGGCCTCTCCATGACCACCATATCCCACTGGCTGGCTAATGTCAAGTACCAGCTGAGACGGACTGGGGGCACCAAGTTTCTCAAGAACATGGACTCGTGCCAGCCTGTGTTCCTCTGTGGTGACTGTGCCTCCCAGTTCAGGACTCCCTCCTCCTACATCAGCCACCTGGAGTCTCACCTGGGCTTCAGCTTGAAGGACCTGTCCAAACTGTCAGCTGAGCACCTACGGGAGCAGCAGGCTGCCTCAAAGGTGATCACAGACAAAATGACATTCGGCAGCCCCCTGTCAGCCTTGACCACGCCAGAGGACGACACAGGCTCTGTGTACCAGTGCAGACTTTGCAATCGGACATTCGTCAGCAAACACGCAGTCAAACTGCACCTCAGCAAGACCCACGGCAAGTCTCCAGAGGACCACCTGGTGTTTGTCACTGCTTTGGAGAAACTGGAGAAGCTAGACAAGATGGAGAAGGTTTAA